The sequence AGTAGGGAGAAATAAAACCTCATAGCAATTGAAAAAGAAATGCTGACCCTGCGTGGTGACTTTCTTGTTTCAGTGCGTAACATGACGCCATTGTCATATTGAGATAAACCCTGATGATGGTATGCTTCATGCACAAAAAATACCGCAAACGAGTGAGACAGTGGTCCGTGCATCATCGCCGGGAGCCGCGGCACCGTGTTTGTGCCTAGTGCGCCGGCGTGCACGACCGAATAGCGTCCCTGTGCAACCTGGCCGTGGCCGCGAGTGCGATTCGCTCGCGGCCGTGCCGCCAATCGCAGCCCGGCCTGGCTGCGTGGAGAGATCTATGTTCTTCGATGAGCTAAACGATGAGGAGTGGGCCCGTCTGTCGACGTTGATCGCCGATGAACCCATCCGATTGAACCGACGAGGCCGTCCGCGGGCGGAGAATCGGGTCGTCGCGAACGCGGTGCTATGGATTCTTACCACGGGCGAGCCGTGGTCGAAGCTGCCCGGCCGCTATCCGTCCGGCCCGACGTGCCGCCGCCGCTTCGAAGAATGGCTTGCGAGCGGCACGCTCGGCGAGATGGTGAGAGTGCTGTCGGAAGAGAGCGGTCGCGCATTCGCCTATGTGCCGCCGCCGCCCGAGTCCGTCGCGCCGGTGAGGCGCGCGGAGCCGGCCGCCGATTGCGATCGCCTGCGCGGCGTGTTTTGGCAGAACCCCGAGTCATGGCAGTTGCCCGTCGCGCAGACGGACGTTTGTCATCCGGGCGCGGGGGTGAACGTGCGCCGCTTCGCGAGCGAGGACGACGAGGACGGGGCGCACGATGCCGACGCGCATCCTCATGGCTTCAACGTGCCGGGCGCGCCGCCCGTGCGCGATCATGCGCACGGCCGCGCGCATGCCGCGTCGTTCAGTTTCGCCACGCACGCGCCGCAGACCGAAACCTATCGCGGCTATACGGTGTACGGCATCGCGCAGCCCGTGCAGAACCTGATGTATCGCGCGTGGGCGGAGATCGTGCAGGACGATCGGCGCGTCGAGCGCTCGGGCCTCATCGGCCCGCGCTTCACCGATGCCGAATCGGCCGAGCAGTATGCGCTCGATTGGGCGCGCCAATGGATCGATCGCCGATGCGCGGGCGCGCCGAGCGTGCGCGAAACGCCGGCGCCCGTGGCCGGGCAGGCCGGCAAGTCGGTGCCGACGATCGCCGGGCTGTCCGCGCTCGCGATGGCCGAGACCAACATCAAGCACTTCGCGGCCGAGCTGCACCGCGCGCCGGCTGAAGGCCGCGGCGATGCGTCGCAAGTGCAGATCGACCGGCACGAGTACGCCTATCGCGTCGGTTGAGCAGCGGTTCCGCGCGGCGGCGCGCTTCGGCCGCCGCGCGGCGCGCCCGGCCGCTTCGGCACGGGCGCGGGTTCAATGTCGTCCATAGTTGTCTTCGAAGCGGACGATGTCGTCTTCCCCGAGATACGCGCCCGATTGCACCTCGATCAGTTCGAGCGGCATCTTGCCGGGATTCTCGAGCCGATGCGACACGCCGAGCGGAATGTAGGTCGATTCGTTCTCGGAGAGCAAAAACGTTTCGTCGCCGCGTGTGATGCGCGCGGTGCCGCGCACGACGATCCAATGCTCCGCGCGATGGTGATGCATCTGCAGCGACAGGCGTGCGCCCGGCTTGACGACGATCCGCTTCACCTGAAAGCGCTCGCCGCTGTCGACCGAGTCGTAATGTCCTCACGGGCGATGCACTTTCCGGTGATCGGACGCTTCGGTGCCTGATTCGGCCTTCAGGCGCCCGACGATTTTCTTCACGTCCTGCACGTGCGCGCGATCGGCGACGAGGATGGCATCGGGCGTCTCGACGACGACGAGATCCTGCGTGCCGACGCAGGCGATCAGGCGTCCTTCCGAATGCGCGAACGTCGACGATGCCTGCTCGAAGCACACACGGCCGCGTGCGACGTTGCCTTCGTCGTCCTTTTCGCTGATCTGCCAGAGCGCGTCCCACGATCCGACGTCGGACCAGCCGGCATCGAGCGGCACGACCACGCCCTCGCACACCGCCGGCAGGTTCGACAGCGGCTCCATCACCGCGTAGTCGATCGAGTTCGACGGCGACGCGGCGAAGCTGTCGCGATCGACGCGGAAGAACGGGCCGTCTTCGCTGCCTTGCGCGACGGCGCGCGCGCACGCATCGTGAATCGCCGGTTGAAAGTGGCGAATCGCCTTCAGCCAGACCGACGCGCGCACGATGAAGATGCCGCTGTTCCACCAATATTCGCCCGATGCGACATATTGCCTGGCAAGCTCGAGATGCGGCTTTTCGACGAAGCGGTCGAGCTTCCTGACCGCGACGCCGGCCTCGGCCCCGGCCTCGGCGTCGGCCGCGTTCGCGGCCGCGCCGACGCGGATATAGCCGTAGCCCGTCTCGGCGTGCGTCGGCACGATGCCGAGCGTCGCGATCATTCCTTGTTCGGCGTAGCGCACGGCTGCGGCGATGGCCTGCTGGAAGCGCGCGACGTCGGCCACCGCATGATCGGCCGGCATCACGGTCAACACCGCGTCGTCGTCGCCGCCGCCGACTGCGCGCAGCGCGGCGACAGTCAGCGCCGGCGCGGTGTCGCGGCCGAGCGGCTCGAGCACGAGCGTCGCGTCTTTGCCCGCGAGCCGCAATTGCTCGGCGGTCGTGAAGCGATGATCCTCGCCGTATACGACGATCATTCGTTCGGATACCGGATGAACGCCCGACAGGCCGTCGAGGCGGCGCGCGGTCGATTGCAGCAGCGATTCGTCGCCGAGCAGATTGATCAACTGCTTCGGATGACGCTCGCGCGACATCGGCCAGAGGCGCGTGCCCGAGCCTCCGGCCAATACGACGGGCTGCACGGCGACGCGCGTGTCGGCGGCGCAAGCGGACCGGGCGTCCGCGGCGAGCGTGGCGTTCATGGTGATACTCCTCGGGTACAAGACTGTCCCGACGTTGTAGCACGACGTAAATCGACAATAAAAGATTCGCGCGGATCCGGGCGATTGGCGAATCTCTATCGTGCGGTGCACACAAGTTGCACGGAATGCGCATGAACAGACGAATAAAAAATTAAAAAAATATTGTGCTTCAACTGGTGGGCGCCGCGCCGCGTAAGGCTCCGGCGGCAATCTTCATATCTTCTGGTTGTCTATCGAGACGATTGATTCGGAAAAACATGCGGGCAAAAATGCGGCATTACGACGAAAAAATTTCCGATTATTTTTAGAAATACTTGTGCGCTTGCGGGAGGAATTTTCTTCCCGGTTCAATAACGGCATGCAATGTTTAAATCGGATGCACGTCGACGAGATGTGTGCGGCCGGTTTCCGTCTCACGAGGAAGAACCATGTTGAGCGTGCTGGCTAGGATGATCGATATCGCGATGGCAGTGGCGGGCGCCATGATCGCCGCCATGATCCATCGCGGCGGCTTCGTGTGGCTCGACGATCTGCAGCGCACCGTCGTCGTGTTCGACTGCATGCTCGTCGTCGTGTTCTTTCCGGCGTTCGGTATCTATCAGTCGTGGTGCGGCAAGCCGGTGTTCGGGCTCATGTGGCGCGTGTCGGTGGCGTGGCTCGTCGTCGAGGGCGCGGGCATTCTGATGAGCTTCAGCGTCCACCACGCGGGCGAGCTGTCGCGCTTGTGGCTCGGCTACTGGGCGATGGCTACGATCACGCTGCTCGTCGCGTCGAAGGCCTGCGTGTACGCGGTGCTGCGGCAACTGCGGCGCGGCGGCTACAACCACAAGTCGGTCGCGATCGTCGGCCGCGCGCAGGCGAGCGCGACGAAGCGGCTCATCGCCCACATGCGGGCGCGTCCGGATGCGGGCTTCAATCCGGTCTGCATCTACGACGAGCACGACGACGCCTCGACGGGCGAAACCGACGGCATCGCGATCGAGCGCCGCTTCGGCCATCTCGTGCGCCGCGTGCGCAGCCGCGAGATCGGCGAGCTCTGGCTCGTGCTGCCGCTTTCCGAGGAACCGCAGATTCACCGGATCGTCACCGAGTTCCGAAACGATTTCGTCAACATCCGGTTCGTGCCGGACGTGCGCAGCCTGTCGTTCTTCAATCAGGAGGTCATCGAGCTGCTCGGCGTGCCCGCGATCAATCTCGCCGCTTCGCCGATCACCGATGTGCGGATCCTGCCGAAGTTCGTGTTCGATCGGCTGTTCGCGCTCGTCGCGCTCATGGTGCTCTCGCCGGCGATGCTCGTGATCGCGACACTCGTGAAGCTCACGTCGCCCGGCCCGGTGTTCTTCCGGCAGAAGCGCAAGGGCATCGACGGCAACGAGTTCGAGATCTACAAGTTCCGCTCGATGAAGGTGCACCAGGAGATGGGGGGAAAGGTCACGCAGGCGAGGAAGAACGATTCGCGCGTGACGCCGGTCTGACCTGCCCCCTACAAACAGGGCCAGCCGGAGTCTAGTAAAGTTCGTTTTCGGAGAAGAAGACGAACATGAAGAAGCGCTTTACGGAACAGCAAATCATCGGGTTTCTGAAGGAAGCCGAGGCCGGTATGCCGGTCAAGGAACTGTGCAGGAAGCATGGGTTCAGTGACGCGTCGTTCTACACCTGGCGCGCGAAGTTCGGCGGCATGGAAGTCTCGGAAGCCCGCCGGCTCAAGGGCCTCGAGGTGGAGAATGCCCGACTGAAGAAACTGCTGGCCGAAGCAATGCTCGATATGGAAGCGTTGAAGGTTGTCGTCAAGGGAAAGCCCTGAGCCCGCAAGCCAAACGCGAAGCAGTGTTGGCGATTCGGGAGAAGGTCAACATCTCCGAGCGCCGCGCCTGCCGGCTTGTCGGGCTTTCTCGCAGCGTGCTGCATTACGACGCGAAGCCGGACCACGAGAATGAGGTGCTCGCGGCGCGTCTGGTGAAGTTGGCGCACGAACGTCGTCGATTCGGCTACCGCCGACTGCACGCCCTGGTGGAACGCGAAGGCACGCACGCCAATCACAAGCGCATCTATCGCCTGTACCGTGAGGCAGGGCTGGCTGTGCGGCGCCGTCGCAAGCGCCACGGCGTCATGATTGAGCGCGAGCAACTGGCATTGCCGGGCGCACCCAACGAGGTATGGTCAATCGATTTCGTGATGGATGCGCTTTCCAACGGCCGGCGCGTGAAGTGCCTGACCGTCGTCGACGATTTCACGAAAGAGGCTGTCGACATCGTCGTCGACCATGGCATCTCAGGTTTGTATGTCGCTCGGGCATTGGACCGTGCAGCTCGCTTCCGTGGCTATCCCAAGGCGGTGCGAACAGACCAGGGACCCGAATTTACGAGCCGCGCGCTTGACCAGTGGGCGTATGCGAACGGCGTCACGCTGAAGTTGATTCAGGCGGGCAAGCCCACGCAGAATGCGTACATCGAATCGTTCAACGGCAAGTTCCGCGACGAATGCCTTAACGAGCACTGGTTCACGACGCTCGCGCACGCTCGGGCAGTCATCGCGGCATGGCGTCAGGACTACAACGAGCAAAGGCCGCACAGCGCACTGAACTACCTTGCGCCGTCAGAGTTTGCGGCGAAACATCGGGCAACCGCGGACGCTCCTGCCGCTTTCCAGGAGTTGGTTTAAAGGGACTTTGCTAGAAGCCCATTGGCCCTATCGAAGGGGGCAGGTCACCCTGCCGACGAGTCGCAGCGCGACGAGCTCGTGATGGCTGAGCGACATCTCGCGGGCAAGCGTGTTGCGCTGCGCCGTGACTTTCCATTCGAGCATCTCGGTGGCGAGGCCGCGCAGCGTGCGCCGGTTGCGCCAGATGATTTCCTCGCCTTGCGCGGCGGGCAGCGACGAGCTCACGTGCAACAAACCGATCGTGTCGTCGTCGCGACGATGCGCAGGGAAAAACACATTGCTGGTCAGGCCGAGAAATTGCGCCTGCTGGTTCAGCCAGTGATCGTGCGGCAGCGGGGCGAGCGTCGATGCGCGCAGCGGGCGCGTATCGTTGCGCGCGTGCGCCATCGCGGGATCATTCAGATACCAATGGCGATGCACATAACGGTGCGACCATACGGGCGTTCCGCCGATCAATAATTCGTGATTCTTCAGATTTCCGGTTTTCTCGTCTATCCTGAAGTAATGGTAAAAACAGTTCGTTGCGCCACATTCCAGTATCGTATTGCGCATCACGGTCAATAAACCGCTCTCGCTCACGCATTCCGATGCGAATTCGGGTTGAATCGTTTCGCGTCCAGCGAATTTCAATGCTTTTTTCGGCACGTCTATGACCGCACGGTACAAGCTTTCCAGTTCCGCGGAATAAGGATCGTGTTCGACGAACGATGCAATGGTCGCGTCGTCGAACAGATTCACGCGTTGGACGAACGAAGGCTCGCCCGGCGCCGCATGGTATCGCTCTAGCAAATATCCCTGAGTCGCCTCTCCGCACACCCTGAGCGATATTCGCCTATCGCCGACGACGCCGCTGCGTTCCTGCACCACGTCCACTTGCGCGCGTTCGAGAGGCAACACTGTACGATTTCGAGCCATACGCGCCAAGCCATGCTTCGGGGACTGCCGGATTTCATGACGAATCGCCGCGACCAAACGGAGCGCCGGGCCGATGGGGAAAGGCCCGCCAACAAATCGTTCGCGGTGCGCGGGGCGGATGCATGCGTTGGAATAGGTCCTTTAAATTACTGCGTCCATATATTGATTGGCAATACAAACTTTTAATTGATCGTGCTGTTTGTGATGGGTTTTGGATAATTGAATTTTTGGTGGCCAATAAATTCGGCGGGGATCGAATCGGAAAACTCCTGGTTGATCGCTCGATTCGGAAAGGGATATCGCGATTCGCTAAAGCGATGCGGGCCGCGCGCGCTCGTCCGGCAGGGGATGTTGAGCGCACAACCATTGAAGGCCGGGCCGAAGCTGTGTCCCGAGCGGCGCGAGCGCCGGATGTGAAGGGCCGCTGCTTTCGCGTTCATGTCGCAAGCGCGCGGAGCCGGACGGTGTGGGTTTTTGCCGTTGCGATCCGCCGCGAACGCGGCGGGCATCCGGGCGACGGATATCGAATGACGGGCGGTTCGCAAAGAATGGCCTCACGGGTTGGTTCATTCGAAGCCGGGCAGGCATGCGGCCGGCGGCGTGCGGGGTGTCGGGCGCCCGGATGGGCCGCGTATGCGCGCGAGCGCTGGGACAGAACGCCATATCCGCCTGTTGGGCGGGCACGGCGATCGAAAGAAAGCGGCGCGAGGGTGTTTCGCCGCCGTCCGGTCGGACGTGTTTAGTGGTCCGACGGGTGCTGCGCGTGCCGGGTGCGCACGGCGGAAATCCACGCACCCGGCGTGATGCCGTAAGTACTCTTGAAGTGCCGCGACATGTGGCTCTGATCGGAAAAGCCCGCGTCGGTGGAGGCGGTCGACAGCGATTCGCCTTCCATCAATAGCCGACGCACGAGATTGAGCTGTCGCTGCGTGCGAAAGCGGCTCGGGCTCGTGCCGAACAGCCGTCGGAACTGGCGGGCGATCGTCCAGCGGTCGAGTCCCGATGCGTGCTCGAGCGCGTCCATCGAGATCGGCTCGTGCGGACAGGAGGCGATGATATCGCGGATACGTGTCAATTCGACCATCGCGAGCGGGCCGGCTTTCGGCGCGCTGCCCTTCGCGGCGGCGGCCGTCAGCAGGTTCGCGACGGCGATGTCGATGCGCGATACGTTGTCGATTTCCTCGTCCAGGTTCCAGATGCCGGCCGCGAGCGCCTCGGAAACGGCGGGTGCCTGGAAGATCGGTGAGCGAACGAACGGCAGCATGCGGCCGCCGAGCGCTTCCTGGACGAGCGCGGGATCGACGTAGATGATTCGATAACCGAAGCCTTCGTCGGTTCCCGCGCGGCCGTCGTGCAACTCGTCGGGGTGCAGGATATGGCACTGTCCCGGCAGGCAGTGGTGGATTTCGCCGAGATAGCCGAAGGTTTGCAAGCCCGAGAGCGTGATGCCGATCGCGTACGTGTCGTGACGATGCGGCGTGAACGCATGATCGAGGAAGTGCGCCTCCACGCGTTCGATGCCTGGGGCGCCGGATCCGATCCGAATTTGATCTCGGTCGGGCGCGATGTCGCGTGCACAATCGTTCAAGACAGCCTCCCTGACGCTTCCATAAGCTACCCATTCAAAAAAGATGGCGCGCTGGAGCTTCGATGGTAAACCAAGTCGACCTTGTTTCGGAGACATTGCGCTCTCTGGTGGCCCTGCTTTTCGCTGCGGCTGTGGTGATGGGCAGCCCCGGGCCCTCCACCGTCAGTGCGACCGCGATGGGCGCGTCCTACGGAGTGCGCCGGTCGCTCAAGTATGCGTGGGGCCTCATCGCGGGCACGGTGGCGGTATTGCTGCTCGTGTCGACGGGCGTGACGGCATTCGTGATGTCGATGCCGAGCGCAGCGAGGATTCTCAATATCGTTTCGGCCCTCTACATCCTCTATCTCGCGTACAGGATCGCCACCGCGCCGCCACTCGACAAGCGGGCGGAAAACCTCTCGTCTCCCGCTTTCAAGGGGGGATTCCTGCTGGCCGTCGCCAATCCGAAGGCGTATATCGCGATCGGCGCGGTATTTGCGGGAACGACGCTCGTCGCGACTGATTACGGTCTCGATGCCGCGGCCAAGATCGTTCTGCTCAGCGTAATGATCGTCATCATCCATCTCGGCTGGCTATTGGCGGGCGTATCGCTGTCCCGGTTTTTGCACGACCCCGTTGCGTCTCGCATCATCAATGTTTCGTTGGCGGCGATATTAGCCATTGTTTCGCTGATTGCGCTATTCGAATGAAATACTCGACGTGCCGGCCTCATCGAAGGCGGCACGTTATCTTCAGCGTGGTGCAGGGGGGCAGAGTGACCGAAACGGCGCGGAAACGGAACCCTGGTTTGCCGTCGTCAAAACGCGTTCGGGACGATCGGCGTGTGCATGCGTGCGGCAGCCGATCATAGGCGCGTGACGCAGGCATGTACTTGCGGCGCGATCGCGCCGCGAACGGGTCACCAAGTCGACACGAATCTCCGGATACCGGTCAGCGCGCGATGTGCGGATGCCTTTCCGTTCGTTGCAGCGAGACGCCGAGCGTGCGCAGCAATTCCCATCCGCCCGTCTTGCTGTATGCGACGCCGAATTCGCGTTCGATCAGCTTGCGTACTCGCGCGAGCGTCCACTGCGGGCTTGCGAAGCCCGCCGCGAGCGCGCCGTCGTCGAGCATCGCGCGAAGCGTCGCGCATTGCGCGGAATTCAGCCGCCGTGGCCGTCCCGGCGCCTTCGCGATGCGCCCGTCGCGTTCCGCGAGCCGTTTCGCCCATCTGCAGACCGATTGCCGCGATACGACGAGCCTTCGCGCAACGTCGGCCTGCGGCATGCCCGATTCGAGCAAGCGAAAGCCTTCGGTGCGCCGTTCGGCGATCGGCGAGCCGCCATCGTGCTTCGTATCCATCTGCGTTCTCCCGGTTGAAAAACTCATGGACGTGACGGATTGCTAAATGATTGAAAAGAGCGACGCAAGGCCGATGAAGATCACATTAGAATGTCCATGATGCAGTCGAGGTGGAAATCCTGCTGGATCGGAATGATTGCGACGAAGACCTGATCGCGGTGCGCCGGTGTGAGCGCAATGAGCGTGCGCATCCGGCGCCCGCCCGAAGACGAACGCCCGCGGTGCGCCGGCGGAGAACGGAGAAGAATTCAGATGGCCAATGTCGGCAAGGCTTGGAACATCGATGATTTGAGAAAAATGGCGCGAAAGCGCGTGCCCAAATATTTCTTCGATTATCTGGACGGCGGCGCGAACAGCGAAACCACGATGCGCGCGAACGAAAACGATTTCGCGCGCTGGCGGCTGCGTCAGAAAGTATTGACCGGCGCGCAGAGCCGGGTTGCGGGTTTGGGGGCGACATACCTCGGCGCCGAGCATCGGCTTCCGATTCTGCTCGGGCCGGTGGGATTTGCCGGCATGTATTGGTCGCGCGGCGAGATCGCGGCGGGACGCGCGGCCGACGACGCGGGCATCGGTCAGTGTTTGTCGACGTTCTCGATCTGTTCGCTCGAGGATGTCGCCGCGGCGCGCTCCGGTCCGCTGTATTTTCAGCTCTACATGTTCCGCGATCGCGATCTGACCGAGGACATTCTCGCGCGCTGCCGGCTGGCGAACGTCGACGCCGTCTTTCTGACGGTGGACACCTGCTATATCCCGATTCGCGAACGCGATGCGCGCAACGGGTTTCGTGCCGATACGCGCTTGTCGGCGCGCGGGGTATGGTCGATGCTCAAGCGCCCGGGCTGGTGCGCCGGTGCGTTGTCCCATGGCGTGCCGAGGATCGGCAACGTGCTGCGCTATCCGGAGCTTGGCGCATCGTTGCTCGAGCAATCCGCGGCGGTCGGCCGGATGATCGAGACGCGCTTGTCCTGGGCCGACGTCAAGTGGCTGCGCGCGCGCTGGCCCGGCAGGATCGTCATCAAGGGGATTCTCGATCCCGACGACGCGCGGCGCGCGGTCGACGAGGGCGTCGACGGCATCCTGATCTCGAATCATGGCGGCCGGCAACTCGATCCGGCGCCGTCGGTGATGGACGTGTTGCCGGAGATCGCCGAGGCGGTCGGCAAGCGCACCGAGATCCTGATGGACGGCGGTGTGCGGCGCGGTGCGGACGTGATCAAGGCGCTGGCGCTCGGGGCCAGCGCGGTCTCGATCGGGCGCGCCTACGTCTATGGGCTCGGTGCGGCGGGTGAGAAGGGCGTCTCGCGATGTCTCGAATTGCTGAAGGGCGAGATGCTGCCGGCGCTCAACATGATGGGCTTTGAATCGATCGCGGAACTCAGGGCCGCGGGCAAGTCCGCGTTGCGAATGGCGGTGCCGGTTCATGGCGCGACGGCGGTTGTCGAAGGGGCGGAGGGCGGGGCGCGTAGACTGACGGAGAGCGTGCTGTAGCGTCAACGTGCCGATGGCGTGCCGTGGCGCCGCAACCGGCGGCGCACGGCGCTCATCACGCAGGCTACTTGCAGACGTCGACCCATTCGGCTTCGACCAGCTCGGCCAGGCGGACCGGATCGATGCGCAACGCGGCATGCGTCGAGCCCGCGGCCGGCACGACGAACTCGTACGACTTCAACATCACGTCGCAATAAACGGGCAACGGAGCCGGAAGGCCGAACGGGCAAACGCCGCCCACCGGATGGCCGGTGACGGCGACCGTTTCCTCCGCGGAGAGCATTTTCGCCTTGCCGCCCAGCGCGGCCTTGATTTTCTGGTTGTCGAGGCGGGAATCGCCGCAGGATACGAGCAATACGTGTGCGTCGCCGACTTTCATCGCGAGCGTCTTGGCGATTTGCGCCGGCTTGATGTCCCAGGCCGCCGACAGCGTCATCGTGGAACTGCTTTCGCTCAGCGCGATGACATCGATATCCGGCGCCTTTTCCGCCAGGAACTGGCGAACCGATTCAACACTCACGTTCGTGGCCCTCCGTGCAGCCTGCATGCCCGCTTTTGTATTATCGGCGGGAGCAAGGGCAGGCTCGACGATCCTTGCTCCCGCATCTTTGGTGAACCCTCGGAACGGATAAGCTAACGCACTCGGCGCAAGTTGTATTGAACGATTGTGCAAGCTCGCCCGGGGCAGTCATCGATGCATGACGTTCGAGGTGAGCGCGGCCCGATCGCGGTTCGGCGCGCCGCGCATGGTTTGCGCCGCGCGGGGCGCGCGTACGCGCGGCGCTCGCGCCGGCGCGCGATGTCGCGGCCGCCGTTGCGGGGGGGCGCGGGTCCCGGGCGCCGCGGGCCGGGTTGCCGGCAGGCCCGTTCATGCGCCGCGCATCGCGATCCATGCCCCCCAGAACAGACTCGCGAAAAATCGCACCGGCTCGCGGAACCCGGCGGCGTCGAGCAGCGCATGCACCGCATCCTCGGATGCGGGAGGGTCCGCGCCGCGCAGGATCGTCGCGAGCTTGCGCGCGACTTCTTCCGGCGTCGCGCCGTGCATCCGCCAGCGCTGCGCCCACGCGCTCAGGAGCCGCGGATGCTCGGCGTAGCGGCGATAGTTGCCCGCGACGACGAGCGGCGCGCCCGGCTTCAACCGGCGTGCGATCGAGCGCAGCAGCGCGGCCTTCGCGCCGTCGCCGGCCACGTGGTGCAGCACGCCGATCAGCGTCGCGCCGTCGAAGCGGGCGTCGGCGGGCAAATCGTCGACATAGCCGAGGTGCGTCGTCACGCGCGCATCGAGACCGGCCGCGGCGACGTTCGCGCTCGCGAGATCGAGCATCGGCCGCGACGGGTCGACCGCCGTGAAGCGCCAGCCGGGCGCGAGGCCGGCGAGCGCGGCGATTTCGCGCGCGGTGCCGCCCGCGCCCGCAACAAGGACCTGCGCGGCATGCGTCGTAGCCCGCGAGCGCGATGCGGCTTTGCTCGGCGTATTCAGCTGCGCGCGCCGGATCGAATTTGGCTGCGGCGGACGGCGTGGACATGGCGATCGGACTCCTGACGAATCGCGTCGCCGACAATGGCGCGCGAAACCGCAGCCTAAGCGCCGACGCGGCGCGCAACAAGGCGAGCGGCCATCATGGTATGGCGGCTACCGGCCATTTCGGGGTCGCTTCACGTTTAAAACCTCCCGCCGAATCTCGCATCGTAATGCGAATCGGCGCATACTGGGTGCCCCTTCTTCGTCGGGCCACGCGCGTCACGCATGCGCGCCGCACACGGCGCTTCGCCATGCCTCTGAGCGCAGGAGGAGCGCATCATGTCCGAATGTCCTCATGATCCGTATGCGCAGCATCACTCGCATTGCCTGCCGTTCGGCGCCCAGCCCTGCGGCGCCGCGGGCGCGACGACACGCACTCACTTTCGCGTCTGGGCGCCCGCGCATGCGGCCGTGACGCTCGCGCTCGACACCGCGGGCGGCCTGCATGAATTGCCGATGGCACCCGCGGGCGACGGCTGGTTCGAGACGTTCGCCGATTGCGGCGCGCATACGCGCTACCGGTATCGGCTCGACGAGGCGCTGACGATCCCCGATCCGGCGTCGCGCTCGCAGCCGGAAGGCGCCGACGGGCCGAGCGAGGTGATCGATCCGCGCGCGTTCACGTGGCGCCACACGTTCTGGCGTGGCAGGCCGTGGGAGGAGATCGCGCTCTACGCGATCCAGCCCGGCGCGGCGGGCGGTTACGACGGTGTCCGTGAGCGCTTGCCGCAGCTCGCGCAGTTGGGCGTCACCGCGCTCGAGTTGCTCGCGGCGCCGCAGGCGCGCGACGACAGCCTGCCGTTCGCGCCGATCGCCGCATACGGCGGCGTCGACGCGCTCAAGCGCCTGATCGACGAGGCGCACGGTTTCGGCCTCGCGGTGCTGCTCGATCTCGACTATGCGCGCTTCGGCTGCGGCTCCGATGAAATGCGGCGCTACGCGCAGCCGTTCTTCCACACCCGCGACGATCCGCTGCAGGCGCCGCCGCTCGCGCTCGACCACCCGCAGGTGTGCGACTTCTTCTGCGACAACGCGCTGTACTGGCTCGAAGAATATCGATGCGACGGCTTGCGGATCCGCGAGGCGGACCGCATCGACAGCGCGTGGCTGCGCGAGATCGCCGATCGCGTGCACGCGGCGATGCCGACCGACCGGATCG is a genomic window of Burkholderia mallei ATCC 23344 containing:
- a CDS encoding transposase produces the protein MFFDELNDEEWARLSTLIADEPIRLNRRGRPRAENRVVANAVLWILTTGEPWSKLPGRYPSGPTCRRRFEEWLASGTLGEMVRVLSEESGRAFAYVPPPPESVAPVRRAEPAADCDRLRGVFWQNPESWQLPVAQTDVCHPGAGVNVRRFASEDDEDGAHDADAHPHGFNVPGAPPVRDHAHGRAHAASFSFATHAPQTETYRGYTVYGIAQPVQNLMYRAWAEIVQDDRRVERSGLIGPRFTDAESAEQYALDWARQWIDRRCAGAPSVRETPAPVAGQAGKSVPTIAGLSALAMAETNIKHFAAELHRAPAEGRGDASQVQIDRHEYAYRVG
- a CDS encoding IS3-like element IS407 family transposase (programmed frameshift), whose translation is MKKRFTEQQIIGFLKEAEAGMPVKELCRKHGFSDASFYTWRAKFGGMEVSEARRLKGLEVENARLKKLLAEAMLDMEALKVVVKGKPLSPQAKREAVLAIREKVNISERRACRLVGLSRSVLHYDAKPDHENEVLAARLVKLAHERRRFGYRRLHALVEREGTHANHKRIYRLYREAGLAVRRRRKRHGVMIEREQLALPGAPNEVWSIDFVMDALSNGRRVKCLTVVDDFTKEAVDIVVDHGISGLYVARALDRAARFRGYPKAVRTDQGPEFTSRALDQWAYANGVTLKLIQAGKPTQNAYIESFNGKFRDECLNEHWFTTLAHARAVIAAWRQDYNEQRPHSALNYLAPSEFAAKHRATADAPAAFQELV
- a CDS encoding autoinducer binding domain-containing protein; translated protein: MARNRTVLPLERAQVDVVQERSGVVGDRRISLRVCGEATQGYLLERYHAAPGEPSFVQRVNLFDDATIASFVEHDPYSAELESLYRAVIDVPKKALKFAGRETIQPEFASECVSESGLLTVMRNTILECGATNCFYHYFRIDEKTGNLKNHELLIGGTPVWSHRYVHRHWYLNDPAMAHARNDTRPLRASTLAPLPHDHWLNQQAQFLGLTSNVFFPAHRRDDDTIGLLHVSSSLPAAQGEEIIWRNRRTLRGLATEMLEWKVTAQRNTLAREMSLSHHELVALRLVGRVTCPLR
- a CDS encoding AraC family transcriptional regulator — translated: MNDCARDIAPDRDQIRIGSGAPGIERVEAHFLDHAFTPHRHDTYAIGITLSGLQTFGYLGEIHHCLPGQCHILHPDELHDGRAGTDEGFGYRIIYVDPALVQEALGGRMLPFVRSPIFQAPAVSEALAAGIWNLDEEIDNVSRIDIAVANLLTAAAAKGSAPKAGPLAMVELTRIRDIIASCPHEPISMDALEHASGLDRWTIARQFRRLFGTSPSRFRTQRQLNLVRRLLMEGESLSTASTDAGFSDQSHMSRHFKSTYGITPGAWISAVRTRHAQHPSDH
- a CDS encoding LysE family translocator produces the protein MRSLVALLFAAAVVMGSPGPSTVSATAMGASYGVRRSLKYAWGLIAGTVAVLLLVSTGVTAFVMSMPSAARILNIVSALYILYLAYRIATAPPLDKRAENLSSPAFKGGFLLAVANPKAYIAIGAVFAGTTLVATDYGLDAAAKIVLLSVMIVIIHLGWLLAGVSLSRFLHDPVASRIINVSLAAILAIVSLIALFE
- a CDS encoding winged helix-turn-helix domain-containing protein, coding for MDTKHDGGSPIAERRTEGFRLLESGMPQADVARRLVVSRQSVCRWAKRLAERDGRIAKAPGRPRRLNSAQCATLRAMLDDGALAAGFASPQWTLARVRKLIEREFGVAYSKTGGWELLRTLGVSLQRTERHPHIAR
- a CDS encoding alpha-hydroxy acid oxidase gives rise to the protein MANVGKAWNIDDLRKMARKRVPKYFFDYLDGGANSETTMRANENDFARWRLRQKVLTGAQSRVAGLGATYLGAEHRLPILLGPVGFAGMYWSRGEIAAGRAADDAGIGQCLSTFSICSLEDVAAARSGPLYFQLYMFRDRDLTEDILARCRLANVDAVFLTVDTCYIPIRERDARNGFRADTRLSARGVWSMLKRPGWCAGALSHGVPRIGNVLRYPELGASLLEQSAAVGRMIETRLSWADVKWLRARWPGRIVIKGILDPDDARRAVDEGVDGILISNHGGRQLDPAPSVMDVLPEIAEAVGKRTEILMDGGVRRGADVIKALALGASAVSIGRAYVYGLGAAGEKGVSRCLELLKGEMLPALNMMGFESIAELRAAGKSALRMAVPVHGATAVVEGAEGGARRLTESVL